The proteins below come from a single Metarhizium brunneum chromosome 1, complete sequence genomic window:
- the WRAP73 gene encoding WD repeat-containing protein, which translates to MVTDPLYQASPLCKPSPNGRLVAVLSSSTIIVRSTETLQTIHAVKLSPELPRPISNLTWAPSSSKILVSAGDYIQVFAACDGSFQATIHGPAAPAGGKLPMIQFGSHDTEVLACAPFGIKFAVFDVAASKVVEISNPKFHHPTSASRGFSLRPDTGHLLMLTRVGGKDMVSIHHPLTRRVTRSWYPDTLDAQAVQWTPDGQWIVLWESPAQGSQLLVYTGDGQHFRTLDASSLRPDPTTEPESDMQPGIKSCQLSSNAELCATGDHSRGITVLQVGIWRSVMRLMHPTAIAPRETLQVWQEQVSVGVDGRNIHSFSRSTHTVSPPTFANGSNSNSTKQSTDVRGGCSSISFDASSTLLATRLDDCPCTIWIWDLAAAELRAALIFHLPVIFTWHPSIRETLLICSQDDREQCMSYVWDPLSHGPTPLYAEKYLPASKPASKMQATWLNNETESPELLITNSQHYVLLSLADADQEPSPWEAAVGGVELDGPSSGRDEAESLGSARPIVIADDASNLDDTFSFRYT; encoded by the exons ATGGTAACTGACCCGTTGTATCAAGCGTCCCCGCTCTGCAAGCCCAGTCCAAATGGACGTCTGGTAGCGGTCCTGAGCTCATCCACAATCATTGTTCGGTCAACGGAGACCTTGCAGACCATCCATGCTGTGAAACTCTCTCCAGAGCTGCCCCGTCCGATCAGCAACCTCACATgggcgccgtcgtcatccaaAATACTCGTCTCCGCAGGTGACTACATTCAAGTATTTGCAGCATGCGACGGCTCGTTCCAGGCCACCATCCATGGCCCTGCGGCTCCGGCTGGCGGCAAGCTGCCTATGATCCAATTTGGGAGTCACGATACTGAAGTGTTGGCGTGTGCTCCATTCGGCATCAAGTTTGCCGTTTTTGACGTTGCCGCCTCCAAAGTTGTTGAGATTAGCAACCCCAAGTTTCATCACCCAACGTCAGCTTCGCGGGGTTTCTCTCTTCGACCCGACACCGGACATCTCCTTATGCTGACGAGGGTGGGTGGCAAGGACATGGTCAGCATACACCACCCGCTAACACGGCGGGTTACGAGATCGTGGTATCCGGATACTCTCGATGCTCAAGCCGTCCAGTGGACTCCTGATGGACAATGGATCGTGTTGTGGGAGTCTCCGGCGCAGGGCAGCCAGCTCCTGGTCTACACCGGAGACGGGCAGCATTTCCGAACCCTTGATGCATCCAGTCTTAGACCGGATCCTACTACCGAGCCCGAGTCGGACATGCAACCAGGGATCAAGAGCTGCCAGCTCAGCTCCAATGCAGAGCTTTGTGCGACGGGGGACCATAGCAGAGGAATTACCGTCCTGCAGGTCGGCATATGGCGATCAGTGATGAGATTGATGCATCCCACCGCTATCGCCCCGCGAGAGACACTTCAG GTGTGGCAAGAGCAGGTCAGTGTTGGGGTTGACGGACGGAACATACACTCCTTTTCCAGATCAACACACACTGTTTCCCCGCCGACTTTCGCCAACGGCAGTAACAGTAACAGTACCAAGCAATCCACAGATGTGCGTGGGGGATGTTCTTCCATTTCGTTTGACGCATCCTCCACTCTTCTTGCCACGCGGCTCGACGATTGTCCCTGCACGATATGGATCTGGGATCTGGCCGCTGCCGAGCTTCGTGCAGCTTTGATCTTCCATTTACCAGTCATTTTTACTTGGCACCCATCGATTAGGGAAACACTCCTGATATGCTCCCAGGACGATAGAGAGCAATGTATGTCGTATGTGTGGGATCCATTATCACACGGTCCAACACCACTCTATGCCGAGAAATATCTGCCCGCGTCCAAACCCGCGTCAAAGATGCAGGCCACCTGGCTGAATAATGAAACCGAGTCTCCGGAACTATTGATAACCAACTCACAACACTACGTCTTGTTGTCCCTCGCGGATGCGGACCAAGAACCGAGCCCATGGGAGGCTGCAGTAGGCGGGGTCGAGTTGGATGGGCCATCATCGGGACGGGACGAGGCCGAAAGTCTGGGCTCCGCGAGGCCAATTGTCATAGCGGATGACGCCTCGAATCTAGACGATACCTTTTCGTTCAGATACACTTGA
- the Mocs1 gene encoding Molybdenum cofactor biosynthesis protein 1 — MPEEGVPLSPNRELLTTPEIVMLSSIFVSQGVNKIRLTGGEPTVRRDILSLMRQIGALRPRGLKQLCITTNGISLHRKLDSMVEAGLTGVNLSLDTLDPWQFQIMTRRKGFDAVQKSIERILEMNKVGAGIKLKINCVVMRGVNDREVLPFVELTREKDLEVRFIEYMPFDGNKWNKGKMFSYDEMLDLIRGQFPGLAKVKDDKNDTSKTWHIPGFVGRIGFITSMTHNFCGTCNRLRITGDGNLKVCLFGNAEVSLRDILRKSNRGEPIDEEAYEAMKQIEMDRKQGRVPPDQPLGVAPNEAELLDVIGIAVKGKKAKHAGLGTLEHMKNRPMILIGG, encoded by the coding sequence ATGCCCGAGGAAGGCGTTCCCCTCTCTCCTAACCGGGAGCTTCTTACGACGCCCGAGATTGTTATGCTTTCATCCATATTTGTCTCTCAGGGGGTGAACAAGATTCGTCTCACTGGTGGCGAGCCTACGGTTCGACGTGATATACTGTCTCTGATGCGTCAAATCGGCGCACTACGGCCTCGTGGCTTGAAGCAGCTATGCATAACAACCAATGGCATATCGCTGCATAGAAAGCTAGACAGCATGGTGGAGGCGGGCCTTACTGGTGTCAACTTGAGCCTTGATACTCTCGACCCATGGCAGTTCCAGATCATGACCCGAAGGAAAGGCTTCGACGCAGTACAAAAGAGCATCGAGAGAATCCTGGAGATGAACAAGGTGGGCGCCGGAATTAAGCTGAAAATCAACTGTGTGGTAATGCGCGGGGTTAATGATCGCGAGGTGCTCCCATTCGTTGAGCTGACTCGGGAAAAGGATCTCGAGGTACGGTTCATTGAGTATATGCCATTCGACGGGAATAAATGGAACAAGGGCAAGATGTTTAGCTATGACGAGATGCTGGATCTCATAAGAGGACAGTTTCCTGGTCTAGCAAAGGTCAAGGATGATAAAAACGACACCAGCAAGACTTGGCATATCCCGGGGTTTGTTGGGAGAATTGGGTTCATCACAAGCATGACACACAACTTCTGTGGCACCTGCAACCGGTTGCGTATCACGGGCGATGGCAACTTGAAAGTGTGTCTCTTTGGCAATGCCGAAGTATCATTGCGAGACATATTGCGCAAGTCAAACCGTGGAGAGCCCATTGATGAAGAGGCATATGAAGCAATGAAGCAAATCGAAATGGACCGGAAGCAAGGTCGAGTGCCCCCAGACCAGCCTCTAGGTGTGGCGCCCAACGAAGCTGAGTTACTGGATGTCATTGGCATAGCAGTCAAagggaagaaggccaagcaTGCTGGTCTTGGGACCCTTGAGCACATGAAGAATCGACCGATGATATTGATAGGTGGGTGA
- the sbds gene encoding Ribosome maturation protein SBDS, which yields MSRQINQPSNQIKLTNVSLVRLKKGKKRFEIACYKNKVMEWRSGIETDLDNVLQIPNVFLNVSKGQTAPKEDLEKAFGKGKSTDDIVLEILKKGELQVGEKERAAQLERVHNEVIGIVASKLVDPRTKRVYTSGMIEKALDMLSSQAHNADKDKSATASGAATPTTTPATGDDGEAKPRTKEHIWTGVVTTKSAKSQALEAMKALIAYQPIPVARARMRLRISCPTSVLKQAVKAAKAAAKEEDGEQKAPGTVKDKILGYVEQVENQDVMGSEWEVVGFVEPGAFKALSDFIGNETRGQGRVEVLDMAVTHED from the coding sequence ATGTCTCGCCAAATCAACCAGCCCTCCAACCAAATCAAGCTCACAAACGTCTCGCTCGTGCGCCTgaaaaagggcaagaagcgCTTCGAAATCGCCTGCTACAAGAACAAGGTCATGGAGTGGCGCTCCGGCATTGAAACCGACCTCGACAACGTCCTCCAAATCCCCAACGTGTTCCTCAACGTGTCCAAGGGCCAGACTGCTCCCAAGGAAGATCTCGAAAAGGCCTTTGGCAAGGGCAAATCCACCGACGACATCGTCTTGGAAATTCTGAAAAAGGGCGAGTTACAAGTCGGCGAGAAGGAAAGAGCCGCACAGCTGGAGCGTGTGCACAACGAAGTCATTGGCATAGTGGCTAGCAAACTGGTCGATCCGAGGACAAAGAGGGTATACACGTCTGGCATGATTGAAAAGGCCCTGGACATGTTGAGCTCCCAGGCACACAACGCGGATAAAGACAAGAGCGCTACGGCAAGTGGCGCGGCGACTCCGACTACCACTCCGGCCAccggcgacgatggcgaggcgAAGCCCAGAACGAAGGAGCACATCTGGACCGGCGTGGTGACCACAAAAAGTGCCAAGAGTCAGGCTTTGGAGGCGATGAAGGCCCTCATTGCCTATCAGCCTATTCCTGTGGCAAGAGCACGTATGAGGCTGAGGATATCGTGTCCGACGAGTGTGTTGAAGCaggccgtcaaggccgccaaggctgctgccaaggaggaagacggcgagcAGAAGGCGCCGGGGAcggtcaaggacaagatcTTGGGATATGTAGAGCAGGTGGAGAATCAGGATGTTATGGGCTCCGAGTGGGAAGTCGTCGGCTTTGTTGAACCGGGAGCCTTCAAAGCCTTGTCGGATTTCATTGGGAATGAAACCAGGGGACAAGGGAGGGTGGAGGTGTTGGATATGGCTGTCACGCATGAAGATTAA
- the wrs1 gene encoding Tryptophan--tRNA ligase, cytoplasmic, translated as MASAPATVDHVGHVPVDDVASPEDTNPSKQDINPWSVSGEVGDDGKVKAIDYTKLIDEFGTSKIDDALLQRWEKVTGQKPHRFMRRGIFFSHRDLHMILDRYEKNDPFFLYTGRGPSSDSMHIGHTQVFDFVKWLQETLDVPLIVMLTDDEKYLFSEKRTVEEVMGYSRTNAMDIIAAGFDPKKTFIFSDFAYVGGAFYKNIVRFAKRVTYNTAKAIFGFDGSSNIGKIHFASIQGATSFASSFPHIFGHDEKKTSSIPCLIPCAIDQDPYFRLTRDCAQGLKFAKPALIHMRFLDALQGPGSKMSASDDNSAIFLSDTAKQIKNKINKYAFSGGRETLEEHREKGGNADVDVAYQYLTFFLEDDDELKRIKDEYNSGKLLTGELKAICIEHLQKYVGTFQERRSKVSDAVVDEFMSVRPLEWKGNPRVPRADLVVPVTKTDGATPTGDAAGTGELSKNAMKKLLKEQQIAAKKAQKAKEKEAAAEGGSEA; from the exons ATGGCCTCCGCTCCCGCAACGGTTGACCACGTTGGCCACGTCCCCGTCGACGACGTTGCCTCTCCGGAAGACACCAACCCCTCCAAGCAGGACATTAACCCCTGGTCAGTATCGGGCGAGGTTGGTGACGACGGAaaggtcaaggccattgactATACCAAGCTCATTGACGAGTTTGGCACCAGCAAGATCGATGATGCACTGCTTCAGCGCTGGGAGAAGGTCACCGGCCAGAAGCCGCACAGGTTTATGCGCCGTGGTATTTTCTTCAGTCATCGTGACTTGCACATGATTCTGGACCGCTATGAGAAG AATGAccctttctttttatatactGGTCGTGGACCTAGCAGTGACAGCATGCACATTGGACACACTCAGGTATTCGACTTTGTAAA GTGGCTGCAGGAGACTCTCGATGTGCCTCTAATTGTCATGTTGACAGATG ATGAAAAGTATCTTTTCTCCGAGAAACGGACCGTGGAAGAGGTCATGGGATACAGCAGGACCAATGCTATGGACATCATTGCTGCCGGCTTTGATCCCAAGAAGACATTCATCTTCTCCGACTTTGCCTACGTGGGAGGCGCATTCTACAAGAACATTGTTCGATTCGCCAAGAGAGTCACATACAACACCGCCAAGGCAATTTTCGGTTTCGATGGCAGCTCAAATATCGGCAAGATTCACTTTGCCAGTATCCAAGGCGCCACGTCGTTCGCATCTTCATTCCCTCACATTTTTGGTcacgacgagaagaagaccaGCTCCATTCCTTGCTTGATCCCGTGTGCCATCGACCAGGACCCTTACTTCCGGTTGACCAGAGACTGTGCCCAAGGCCTCAAGTTTGCCAAGCCAGCTCTGATCCATATGCGATTCTTGGATGCTTTGCAAGGGCCTGGGTCAAAAATGTCGGCCAGTGATGACAACTCTGCTATTTTCCTAAGCGACACTGCTAAGCAGATCAAGAACAAGATCAACAA ATATGCTTTCTCTGGCGGTCGGGAGACCCTGGAGGAGCACCGCGAAAAGGGCGGCAATGCTGATGTGGATGTTGCGTATCAATATCTCACATTCTTCCtagaggatgatgat GAGCTCAAGAGGATCAAGGACGAATACAACAGCGGCAAATTGCTCACAGGCGAG CTTAAAGCGATTTGCATCGAACACCTCCAAAAATACGTCGGCACTTTCCAAGAACGACGATCAAAAGTTAGCGATGCCGTGGTTGACGAATTCATGTCGGTCCGTCCCCTGGAGTGGAAAGGCAACCCACGGGTTCCTCGAGCAGACCTTGTCGTGCCAGTCACCAAGACCGACGGTGCTACCCCTACCGGCGACGCAGCTGGCACTGGTGAGCTAAGTAAGAACGCAATGAAGAAGCTTCTCAAGGAGCAGCAAattgccgccaagaaggcccAAAAAgcaaaggagaaggaagccGCCGCAGAGGGAGGAAGTGAAGCATAG
- the moaC gene encoding Cyclic pyranopterin monophosphate synthase produces the protein MLSSSLRRCKEDVGEGKEKRRVQLTHVSDTGSAHMVSISEKPVTSRIATAACTVRFSNKTAVSLIGENQMKKGDVLGVARIAGIMAAKRTADLIPLCHPIPISHVTIDLGPGEEGDTVEIRATVACDGKTGVEMEAMTAASTAALTVYDMCKAVDKGMVIDGVRVVLKDGGKSGRWEMD, from the coding sequence ATGCTATCTTCAAGTTTACGGCGCTGCAAGGAAGATGTTGGCGAGGGTAAAGAGAAGAGGAGAGTCCAGCTGACGCACGTTTCGGACACTGGCTCAGCTCACATGGTCTCAATATCAGAAAAGCCGGTGACGTCTCGAATAGCCACGGCAGCATGTACAGTCCGTTTCTCTAACAAGACGGCGGTATCACTTATTGGAGAAAACCAGATGAAAAAGGGCGATGTGCTCGGCGTGGCACGTATTgccggcatcatggcagccaAGCGAACGGCAGACTTGATACCGCTATGCCATCCGATCCCAATATCCCACGTCACAATTGATCTGGGACCCGGGGAAGAGGGGGACACAGTCGAGATTCGAGCAACAGTGGCATGCGATGGGAAAACCGGGGTCGAGATGGAGGCAATGACGGCGGCTTCCACGGCGGCTCTCACAGTGTACGATATGTGCAAGGCGGTAGACAAGGGCATGGTGATTGACGGCGTGCGGGTCGTGTTGAAGGATGGCGGTAAGAGTGGAAGATGGGAAATGGATTAA
- the CPYA_0 gene encoding Carboxypeptidase Y A — MRLSTSALVLGAASSAVGLQDQKVLSNPKSTLGFDFNKLGNVDFDVWTKPLREAFGEATSEAKALWQEVSMLAPEAVDAFKQHVINAKPKKHSRIPNSKWDHVVHGADVQNIWVKNEKGESHRKVGGKLDNFSLRAKKVDPAKLGVDKVKQYSGYLDDNEQDKHLFYWFFESRNDPATDPVVLWLNGGPGCSSLTGLFMELGPASINKKVEVVHNPYSWNANASVIFLDQPVNVGYSYGSGTVSNTVAAGKDIYALLTLFFHQFPEYAKQDFHIAGESYAGHYIPVFTSEILSHKDRNINLKSVLIGNGLTDGYTQYEYYRPMACGEGGYPAVLDESQCLSLDNALPRCQSLIKSCYDSESAWTCVPASIYCNNAMIGPYQRTGRNPYDVRRDCKGGNLCYDELGYISDWLNKADVMEALGAEVDSYDSCNFDINRNFLLQGDWMKPYFKLVPKILDEIPVLIYAGDADFICNWLGNQAWTNKLEWSGHKGFSEAKSKGVKVSSGNGAQEYGKLKSHGNLSFLQIYKAGHMTPFDQPEASLDFLNRWVAGRLDA, encoded by the exons ATGCGGCTGTCTACCTCTGCCCTAGTGCTGGGCGCCGCCTCGTCCGCCGTCGGCCTCCAGGACCAAAAGGTTCTCAGTAACCCCAAATCAACCCTCGGCTTCGACTTCAACAAGCTTGGCAACGTCGATTTCGATGTCTGGACCAAGCCCCTGAGGGAGGCATTCGGCGAGGCTAcctccgaggccaaggccctaTGGCAAGAAGTGTCCATGCTCGCCCCCGAGGCCGTCGATGCCTTCAAGCAGCACGTCATCAatgccaagcccaagaagcacTCACGCATCCCCAACAGCAAGTGGGATCACGTCGTACACGGCGCCGATGTTCAGAATATCTGGGTCAAGAATGAAAAGGGCGAGTCTCACCGCAAGGTCGGAGGCAAGCTTGATAACTTCAGTCTTCGCGCCAAAAAGGTTGATCCTGCCAAGCTCGGCGTCGACAAGGTAAAGCAGTACAGCGGGTACCTCGATGACAACGAACAGGACAAGCACCTGTTTTACT GGTTCTTTGAGTCACGCAATGACCCAGCAACCGACCCTGTGGTCCTCTGGCTCAACGGTGGCCCGGGCTGCTCATCGCTCACAGGTCTTTTCATGGAGCTCGGCCCTGCTTCCATCAACAAAAAGGTCGAGGTCGTCCATAACCCATACTCGTGGAATGCCAACGCCTCCGTCATTTTCCTCGACCAGCCTGTCAATGTGGGCTACTCATATGGTAGTGGCACGGTCAGCAACACTGTCGCTGCCGGCAAAGATATCTACGCTCTGCTCACTCTTTTCTTCCACCAATTCCCAGAGTACGCTAAGCAGGACTTCCACATTGCTGGGGAGTCTTATGCCGGACACTACATCCCCGTCTTTACCTCTGAAATCCTATCACATAAGGACCGCAATATCAACCTCAAGAGCGTCTTGATTGGAAATGGCTTGACCGACGGCTACACTCAGTACGAGTACTATCGCCCCATGGCATGTGGCGAAGGCGGCTACCCTGCTGTTCTCGATGAGAGTCAGTGCCTCAGCCTCGACAACGCCCTCCCTCGCTGCCAGTCCTTGATCAAGTCTTGCTACGACTCCGAGAGCGCCTGGACTTGCGTTCCCGCCAGCATCTACTGCAATAATGCCATGATTGGACCTTACCAACGCACTGGCCGCAATCCTTATGATGTTCGCCGTGACTGCAAGGGCGGCAACTTGTGCTATGATGAGCTCGGGTACATCTCTGACTGGCTGAACAAGGCCGATGTTATGGAGGCTCTTGGTGCTGAGGTTGACAGCTACGACAGCTGCAATTTTGACATTAACCGCAACTTCCTTCTGCAGGGTGACTGGATGAAGCCGTACTTCAAACTTGTTCCTAAGATTCTGGATGAGATTCCCGTCCTGATCTACGCTGGTGATGCCGACTTCATCTGCAACTGGCTTGGAAACCAGGCTTGGACCAACAAGCTCGAATGGTCTGGCCACAAGGGTTTCTCCGAGGCCAAGAGCAAGGGTGTCAAGGTTAGCTCCGGCAATGGGGCCCAGGAGTACGGCAAGCTCAAGTCGCACGGCAACTTGTCATTCCTTCAGATTTACAAGGCCGGCCATATGACACCCTTTGACCAGCCCGAGGCATCGCTTGACTTCCTCAACCGCTGGGTGGCCGGTCGCTTGGACGCCTAA
- the inhA_0 gene encoding Isonitrile hydratase → MEFKLIVWLAAFAVAASAKVMRRTACNVTEPPKNWAVALYDGLDVIDVFGPIDVLYILSLSQQLNLYFLADTMAPVWMRPPLPELNKAGSNFTASFNPTHTFDNPPDDIEILLVPGGLGMRRGNSSEPVVDFVRKTYPKVKYLLTTCTGAGVAARAGVLDGKRATTNKAAWNEIVKMGPNVKWVSPARWTVDGNIWTSSGVTSGFDLVFEFVDTVYNKNTSHTIQGAVEYVRAKDPCDDPFAKWHNIPPSGDCRANK, encoded by the exons ATGGAGTTTAAGCTGATTGTCTGGCTGGCTGCTTTTGCTGTGGCCGCCTCTGCAAAGGTGATGCGCAGGACGGCGTGCAATGTCACAG AGCCCCCAAAGAATTGGGCAGTCGCTCTGTacgacggcctcgacgtcaTCGACGTTTTCGGGCCCATAGACGTTCTGTACATCTTGTCCCTCTCGCAGCAGCTGAATCTGTATTTCCTCGCTGATACCATGGCGCCCGTGTGGAtgcggccgcctctgccggAGTTGAACAAGGCCGGCTCCAACTTCACGGCCTCGTTCAACCCGACGCATACGTTTGACAACCCGCCCGACGACATTGAAATCCTGCTTGTCCCCGGTGGGCTGGGCATGAGACGCGGAAACTCGTCCGAGCCCGTTGTCGACTTTGTGCGCAAGACATACCCCAAGGTCAAGTACCTCCTCACCACTTGCACCGGCGCGGGCGTTGCAGCCAGAGCTGGTGTCCTGGATGGGAAGAGGGCCACGACGAACAAGGCGGCCTGGAATGAGATTGTCAAGATGGGCCCAAATGTGAAGTGGGTGTCGCCGGCAAGATGGACCGTGGACGGTAACATTTGGACTTCGTCGGGT GTGACGTCTGGGTTTGATCTTGTCTTTGAGTTTGTTGATACAGTGTACAACAAGAATACTTCGCACACGATTCAGGGTGCCGTGGAGTATGTGAGGGCCAAGGATCCTTGCGATGACCCTTTTGCCAAGTGGCACAATATCCCTCCCAGCGGCGACTGTCGGGCCAATAAATGA
- the sut1_0 gene encoding General alpha-glucoside permease, whose translation MASLREEDARDTTAVPEPVKSPSTSGQPDTGDIEPGLTAPSLATRLNHAVNENSPLLSSNESDPDDAARPTPALQHVDETQETKGLWYMIMLTISMGGLQLAWAVELSNGSPYLLSLGLSKSLMALVWIAGPLTGTLVVPYVGMISDNCRMRWGKRRPFMVGGTIATVAGLMFLAWAREIVGGILGIFGADPKSEGVKVVTIIAAVIGVYVLDIAINTVQAAIRAFFVDCAPAHQQEEANAMASRATGIGNIIGFIAGYVNLPAHLWFLGDNQFKILCAVASIGLAITIALSTASIRERDPRKDGSPIKKTPNIIAFFFNILKSIKRLPPQTKRVCEVQFFAWVGFFPLLFYTSSYIGEIYVQPYLEENPNMTLEELEALYEQATRIGTFALLVNAIVSLLTNIFLPFFIAPTFDGHPVSVNKHTGQPVATKTTGLPRRSYLDYLRIPGFTLKRAWLGSLVLFAVSMFCTVLVRSVAGATVLIGLAGITWAMALWAPWAIISGEISRRDAIARVQRLQNMAPPQSNDPDAPSSNGNSQDMDAELGNEEEEEEEEEVDQAGVILGIHNMAIAVPQVVATVGSSIVFKFLQKPRGTPGDHSFAIVMALGGIFVLGSCIFAVRIKDDVDTTEEAVHDEARGALLADEDAGN comes from the coding sequence ATGGCGAGTCTACGGGAAGAGGACGCCCGGGATACGACTGCTGTCCCCGAGCCTGTCAAATCACCATCTACTTCAGGACAACCGGATACCGGTGACATCGAACCTGGCCTGACAGCACCATCACTCGCCACTCGCTTGAACCACGCGGTTAATGAGAACTCTCCTCTCCTCAGCAGCAATGAGTCGGATCCAGATGATGCAGCAAGACCAACTCCTGCCTTACAGCATGTTGACGAGACGCAGGAAACCAAGGGGTTGTGGTACATGATCATGCTGACAATCAGCATGGGCGGTTTGCAGCTCGCATGGGCGGTTGAGCTGTCGAATGGATCACCGTATCTACTATCTCTCGGCCTTAGCAAGTCACTCATGGCACTGGTATGGATTGCTGGGCCGTTGACGGGCACTCTCGTTGTGCCGTATGTCGGAATGATCAGCGACAACTGCCGCATGCGATGGGGCAAACGTCGGCCATTCATGGTGGGTGGCACTATTGCTACTGTTGCTGGGCTAATGTTCCTCGCCTGGGCGCGAGAGATTGTTGGAGGTATACTAGGCATCTTTGGCGCGGACCCCAAGTCGGAAGGTGTGAAAGTTgtcaccatcatcgccgctGTGATTGGGGTATATGTGCTTGATATTGCTATCAATACTGTCCAAGCCGCTATTCGCGCTTTCTTTGTGGACTGTGCGCCTGCTCATCAACAAGAGGAAGCAAATGCCATGGCGAGTCGGGCTACTGGCATTGGAAACATCATAGGGTTTATTGCGGGATATGTGAATCTTCCCGCACACCTGTGGTTTCTTGGAGACAACCAGTTCAAAATTCTTTGCGCAGTGGCCAGTATTGGACTAGCAATCACAATCGCACTCAGTACGGCTAGTATTCGTGAAAGGGATCCTCGAAAAGACGGTTCCCCTATCAAGAAGACGCCAAACATTATCgcattcttcttcaacatcctCAAGTCGATTAAGCGACTGCCCCCGCAAACTAAACGAGTCTGCGAAGTCCAGTTCTTTGCTTGGGTTGGGTTTTTCCCGCTCCTGTTTTATACCTCTTCGTACATTGGAGAGATATATGTCCAGCCATACCTTGAGGAGAACCCCAACATGAcgctcgaggagctggaggctTTGTACGAACAAGCCACCCGCATCGGGACATTTGCGTTACTGGTCAACGCTATTGTGAGCCTACTCACAAACATATTTCTACCTTTCTTCATTGCGCCGACGTTCGACGGTCACCCTGTGTCCGTCAACAAGCACACGGGTCAACCTGTTGCGACCAAGACAACTGGACTGCCGCGACGATCATACCTCGACTATTTGAGAATCCCAGGATTCACCCTGAAACGGGCCTGGCTCGGATCGCTCGTCTTATTCGCAGTCTCCATGTTCTGCACGGTACTTGTCCGGTCGGTTGCAGGAGCCACGGTTCTAATAGGTTTGGCCGGCATcacttgggccatggctctgTGGGCTCCATGGGCGATCATCAGCGGCGAAATCAGTCGGCGAGACGCCATTGCTCGGGTGCAGAGGCTTCAAAATATGGCACCGCCTCAGAGCAATGACCCCGATGCACCGTCATCCAACGGAAACTCGCAAGACATGGATGCTGAATTGGGtaatgaagaagaagaagaagaagaagaagaagtggacCAAGCCGGTGTGATCCTGGGCATTCACAATATGGCCATTGCAGTTCCCCAAGTCGTCGCCACTGTGGGATCGAGTATAGTGTTCAAGTTTCTGCAGAAGCCGCGGGGTACACCCGGTGATCACAgttttgccattgtcatgGCACTTGGGGGTATATTTGTCCTTGGGTCTTGCATCTTTGCTGTTAGAATTAAAGACGACGTGGATACGACGGAGGAGGCTGTTCACGACGAGGCCCGAGGTGCTTTACTCGCTGACGAGGACGCGGGGAACTAG
- the RPS18B gene encoding 40S ribosomal protein uS13 produces MSLVSGEKTNFQFILRLLNTNVDGKQKVMYALTKIKGVGRRYSNLVCKKADVDLNKRAGELTSEELERIVTIIQNPTQYKIPTWFLNRQRDIVDGKDSQILANGVDSKLRDDLERLKKIRAHRGLRHYWGLRVRGQHTKTTGRRGRTVGVSKKKGG; encoded by the exons ATGTCGCTCGTTTCGGGAGAGAAGACGAACTTTCAGTTC ATCTTGCGTCTTCTGAACACCAATGTTGACGGCAAGCAGAAGGTTATGTACGCCTTGACCAAGATCAAGGGTGTCGGTCGCCGATACTCCAACTTGGTTTGCAAGAAGGCCGATGTCGACCTGAACAAGCG TGCCGGTGAACTTACCTCCGAAGAGCTTGAGCGAATCGTCACCATTATCCAGAACCCTACCCAGTACAAGATCCCCACCTGGTTCCTCAACAGACAGCGCGACATTGTCGACGGCAAGGACTCGCAGATTTTGGCCAACGGCGTCGACTCCAAGCTGCGTGATGATTTGGAGCGCTTGAAGAAGATCCGCGCTCACCGTGGTCTTCGCCACTACTGGGGTCTCCGTGTCCGTGGCCAGCACACCAAGACCACTGGTCGCCGTGGCCGAACTGTCGGTgtctccaagaagaagggtggTTAA